From a single Sebastes umbrosus isolate fSebUmb1 chromosome 17, fSebUmb1.pri, whole genome shotgun sequence genomic region:
- the LOC119475233 gene encoding CAAX prenyl protease 2-like isoform X1, giving the protein MVEPERGLIMVVKQHAHTRCWVSVLSCLLLACLYVGSLYVWRSSLPRDHPSVIKRRCASVLLVAALSPVVVKAWMHWADVRVDASVWELMGVRLEGVVPAAVLPLLLTMVFYLGPLVHSAMDNTEGFTGELLSAVDVQSWRLCVGDVVWLRNQVVAPVTEELVFRGAMLPMLLPCTGPTAAVFMAPLFFGVAHFHHIVEQRRLRKDSMSVILLVSGMQFLYTTVFGAFTAFIFMKTGHVVGPVLCHSFCNSQGLPDISSALQHPQRSALLFSYLMGLLLFLVLLFPLTDPFFYGAIPICSLVAPAASAC; this is encoded by the exons ATGGTGGAACCAGAACGTGGTCTTATAATGGTGGTGAAGCAGCACGCCCATACCAGGTGTTGGGTGAGTGTGCTGAGCTGCCTCCTGCTCGCCTGCCTATACGTTGGCAGTTTGTACGTCTGGAGAAGCAGCTTACCCAG ggaccATCCCAGTGTGATAAAGCGTCGCTGTGCCAGTGTGCTGCTGGTCGCTGCTCTGTCACCTGTAGTGGTGAAGGCCTGGATGCACTGGGCTGATGTCAGG GTGGATGCGTCTGTGTGGGAGTTGATGGGAGTTCGTTTGGAAGGTGTGGTTCCTGCAGCCGTACTGCCACTACTGCTAACCATG GTGTTTTATCTCGGGCCCCTGGTTCATTCTGCGATGGACAACACTGAAGGCTTCACCGGGGAACTGCTGTCTGCAGTGG ATGTTCAGTCGTGGAGGTTATGTGTGGGAGATGTAGTGTGGCTCAGGAACCAGGTGGTGGCACCAGTGACGGAGGAGCTGGTGTTCAGAGGGGCCATGCTGCCCATGCTGCTCCCCTGCACAGGACCCACAGCTGCCGTCTTCATGGCTCCGCTGTTCTTCGGTGTTG CCCATTTCCACCACATCGTAGAGCAACGGCGCCTCCGCAAGGACAGTATGAGTGTCATCCTCTTGGTGTCAG GGATGCAGTTCTTGTACACGACTGTGTTCGGTGCCTTCACTGCCTTCATATTCATGAAAACTG GTCATGTTGTGGGTCCAGTTTTGTGCCATTCGTTCTGTAACAGTCAGGGCCTGCCTGACATCAGCTCTGCCCTGCAACACCCTCAACGATCAGCTCTACTCTTCTCGTATCTGATGGGGTTGCTTCTGTTTCTGGTGCTACTCTTCCCACTGACGGATCCCTTCTTCTATGGTGCCATTCCCATCTGCAGCCTGGTTGCCCCTGCAGCGTCTGCATGCTag
- the LOC119475233 gene encoding CAAX prenyl protease 2-like isoform X2 — protein sequence MGVRLEGVVPAAVLPLLLTMVFYLGPLVHSAMDNTEGFTGELLSAVDVQSWRLCVGDVVWLRNQVVAPVTEELVFRGAMLPMLLPCTGPTAAVFMAPLFFGVAHFHHIVEQRRLRKDSMSVILLVSGMQFLYTTVFGAFTAFIFMKTGHVVGPVLCHSFCNSQGLPDISSALQHPQRSALLFSYLMGLLLFLVLLFPLTDPFFYGAIPICSLVAPAASAC from the exons ATGGGAGTTCGTTTGGAAGGTGTGGTTCCTGCAGCCGTACTGCCACTACTGCTAACCATG GTGTTTTATCTCGGGCCCCTGGTTCATTCTGCGATGGACAACACTGAAGGCTTCACCGGGGAACTGCTGTCTGCAGTGG ATGTTCAGTCGTGGAGGTTATGTGTGGGAGATGTAGTGTGGCTCAGGAACCAGGTGGTGGCACCAGTGACGGAGGAGCTGGTGTTCAGAGGGGCCATGCTGCCCATGCTGCTCCCCTGCACAGGACCCACAGCTGCCGTCTTCATGGCTCCGCTGTTCTTCGGTGTTG CCCATTTCCACCACATCGTAGAGCAACGGCGCCTCCGCAAGGACAGTATGAGTGTCATCCTCTTGGTGTCAG GGATGCAGTTCTTGTACACGACTGTGTTCGGTGCCTTCACTGCCTTCATATTCATGAAAACTG GTCATGTTGTGGGTCCAGTTTTGTGCCATTCGTTCTGTAACAGTCAGGGCCTGCCTGACATCAGCTCTGCCCTGCAACACCCTCAACGATCAGCTCTACTCTTCTCGTATCTGATGGGGTTGCTTCTGTTTCTGGTGCTACTCTTCCCACTGACGGATCCCTTCTTCTATGGTGCCATTCCCATCTGCAGCCTGGTTGCCCCTGCAGCGTCTGCATGCTag